ACCGGCCCCTTGTCGCGGTCCAGCAGATACTTCTCCTCACCGGCCATCATGCGTTGGCGGCTCTCGGCGCGGCGTTCCTGAAGGAGTTCGCGGCGCTGCTTGCGCTCCTCGCGGCTGAGCTTGGGGCGTAGTTGCTTGCGGCGTTTGCGCGCCTCGGCGGCGGTCATCGGGGCGGGCGCGACCGGGCCGCGACGCCGGGCGGCGTCCCGCTTCGGTGTGGGACGCCCCTTGGGGGCCGTGCCGCGAGCAGCCCCGGTGGACTCGGCGGCGGATCCCGCGGGCGGGGTCTGGTCGGCGCCGTCCCCCGCGGCGGCCTTCTTACGTCCCAGCAAGCTCACAGCGGCCAGGTTACTGTGCTGACCCGCGATGTCGGCCAGGGCCCGCAGCCGGGCGCCTACCCTGCAGACATGATGATCGCTCCCGCCGGCACCGCCGACGCGCCGGCGACCCCGTTGCGGGTGCTGATCGCTCCGGACAGTTTCGGCGACAGCCTCACCGCCGAACAGGCCGCGGCCGCGATCGCCACCGGGTGGTATCGATCCCGCCCGCGCGACCGGTTCACGATCGCCCCGCAGTCCGATGGGGGGCCCGGGTTCGTGGCGGTGCTGGCCCGCACGATCGGCGCGCCCCGCCGCATCCGGGTGCAGGGGCCGCTGGACACCGAGGTCGAGGCGGAGTGGTTGCTCGACGACGCCACCGCGACCGCGTACCTGGAGTCCGCGCAGGTGTGCGGGCTGGCGGCGCTGGGCCGCACGCCCAGCCCGGAGACGGCGCTGGGCGCCGGCAGCGGCGGTGTCGGCCAACTCATCGAGGCGGCGCTGGCCGCCGGGGCGCGCCGCATCGTGGTCGGGTTGGGCGGCAGCGCCAGCACCGACGGCGGTCGGGGGCTGCTCGAGGCCCTCGGCGGGCCGGCCACCGGGCGCGCCCGGCTGGCCGGGGTGGAGGTGATCGCCGCCACCGACGTCGACCATCCGCTGCTGGGCCCCTGGGGCGCGGCCCGGGTGTTCGGCCCGCAGAAGGGGGCCGACCCGGCGACCGTGACGCTGCTCGAGCACCGGCTCGGGGCGATCGCCGCCGAACTGGATGCGCTCGCCGGGCGGATGGTCAGCGCCGAGGCCGGCGCCGGGGCGGCCGGCGGGATCGGTGCGGCGCTGCTCGCCCTGGGCGCACGGCGCGAATCCGGGGCGGCGGTGATCGCCGAACGCACCGGGTTGGCCGCCGCGTTGGCCGCCGCGGATCTGGTGGTCACCGGCGAGGGACGCCTCGATGCGCAGTCGCTGCGGGGCAAGGTGGTCGGGGCGCTGGCCGGGGCGGCCCGCGCCCGCTCGCTGCCGCTGCTGGTCTTCGCCGGTCAGGTCGACGTCGGGGCGGCGGCGCTGCAGGCCTCCGGCATCCGGGCGGTCGCGGCGATCGCCGACTACGCCGGGTCGGTGCAGCTGGCGATCGCCGATGCGGTCAATCAGCTGATGGGCCTGGCGACCACCGCGGCGGCACAACTCGGGAATAACCCCGTCAACAGGTACCGTTGAGGTGGTGGGTTCTGCCGGTCGCGCGGCCCACCAAATGATCTGACACGTCGCACCGTGTAGGGAGAAAAGAAGTAATGACAGTCCAGACCGATTCCAGCACCGCTGCCCACGGCGTGATCCTGACCGACGCCGCCGCCGCGAAGGCGAAATCCCTGCTCGACCAGGAAGGCCGCGACGACTTGGCGTTGCGCATCGCGGTGCAGCCCGGTGGCTGCTCGGGGCTGCGCTACAACCTGTTCTTCGACGACCGTTCCCTCGACGG
This sequence is a window from Mycolicibacillus parakoreensis. Protein-coding genes within it:
- a CDS encoding DUF3043 domain-containing protein, with the protein product MSLLGRKKAAAGDGADQTPPAGSAAESTGAARGTAPKGRPTPKRDAARRRGPVAPAPMTAAEARKRRKQLRPKLSREERKQRRELLQERRAESRQRMMAGEEKYLLDRDKGPVRRYVRDVVDARRNLLGLFMPSAFVLLFLTLAMPLQVQRYVSLGLLVLLLAMAVDAVLLGRKVNRAVDVKFPQNTDPRWRLSLYAAGRASQLRRMRAPKPQVNRGDSVE
- a CDS encoding glycerate kinase family protein; translation: MMIAPAGTADAPATPLRVLIAPDSFGDSLTAEQAAAAIATGWYRSRPRDRFTIAPQSDGGPGFVAVLARTIGAPRRIRVQGPLDTEVEAEWLLDDATATAYLESAQVCGLAALGRTPSPETALGAGSGGVGQLIEAALAAGARRIVVGLGGSASTDGGRGLLEALGGPATGRARLAGVEVIAATDVDHPLLGPWGAARVFGPQKGADPATVTLLEHRLGAIAAELDALAGRMVSAEAGAGAAGGIGAALLALGARRESGAAVIAERTGLAAALAAADLVVTGEGRLDAQSLRGKVVGALAGAARARSLPLLVFAGQVDVGAAALQASGIRAVAAIADYAGSVQLAIADAVNQLMGLATTAAAQLGNNPVNRYR
- a CDS encoding HesB/IscA family protein; its protein translation is MTVQTDSSTAAHGVILTDAAAAKAKSLLDQEGRDDLALRIAVQPGGCSGLRYNLFFDDRSLDGDATAEFAGVKLTVDRMSLPYLDGASIDFVDSIEKQGFTIENPNAGGSCSCGDSFN